In Rosa rugosa chromosome 4, drRosRugo1.1, whole genome shotgun sequence, the genomic stretch CATATACTCCAAAATTTGAAAATAGATTGAGCAAGTATGGTGAATCTCAGTGACCAACATAAAACAACTTAATTATTGTTGATGCTTCAGTTTTCATGAAATCTCTCTGTCCTCTTTATTTTATAGCTTTCTGTGCTGCTGCAGGCTGTCTTTCAGCTGATAGGAGTCCTATATACATTTCTTTTTACTTCCAAAGGGGAAGGTCCTGATGTGATTGCTATCTCTTCTATAGCTATTGGTTCAATTTCTTTGATACTTGGGGACTTAGGTAGATATACAAATCTTGCATCTCTCTTTTAAGTGGCTTCATTATTGTATCTGCTCTTATACCacaatttcttgttgagccaagGTCGAAGGCGTAGTCGAGTAACTTTGTTGAAAGTTTACATGGTTGCATCATCTATTGGAGTGCTTCTTTCCATTGCTTGTGTTGCCAATGGGAATGTAACATTAGAGGTAAGTTGTCAGTGGCGGAACTTGGAGCCCAATATTGGAGGGGCCAAAAATTAATAGTTTAGTAAATTGGGGCAATGGGGGGgccatatatatacaaaattgtTGACTTTATTGGTGTTATACACGGCTGGTTAAGGAAATTTGAAAACATTGGGGGGGCCATGGCCCTCACCCGCCCCTATAAGGATCCGCCACTGTAAGTTGTTATACATTTCAAATTTTGAGTATTATTGGCAATTGGTCAGAATGTTAAGATATTTCTCAAGTTTTGATCTAAAAGATTCTCATGACAGAGAAAGTTCTTCATCATGACAGGCCTAACGCTATGAAACTAATACATTCCCAAATTGTTATTGTGGATGTTCCTGATTGTTGTTTGAATGCCGAATAGGTTTTCCAAACTCCCAATAGATGGGAAACCCACAAGTTTGAACTTCTTGAGGCCGCTCGCACTGCAATTGGTGAGATCTATACTTCTCTTTCTGCAATGCTAATAGAACTAATGCTGGATGAAGTCTAATAATATTCATGTTTTAAATTTCTCAGGATTCCTGGTACAAATATTCATGTGTTTATTTGTGGAATGCTTGTAGTAGTAAGGTGACCTCTTAGCTTTACGAAATCAATGTATAGAACATGTGAATGTAATGTGAATTTGATCAATATCACAGAGCTTTGCTCTTGCTATGCTGGAGAAGGTGTCATTTGTTGTACTTTACAGTATTATAGAAGGAATGAAATGGCTTTAGTCTTTGTATATTGTATCCGATTGAGAAAGGTTGGTTGTATCAGCTTTGCTTTGGATGCATAGCAAGAGCAAAGCTCTTTGAATGTGCAAgatatgtgattttttttttttttttttgtgtcaagCAAGATATGCGAATGAATGCACCTAAAGGTAAAGCACTTAAGTTGTGCAATATTACAATAGCATATGCCACTAAACTAGTCTCTCAAAAATGTTCCAAATGAATGACTTCAAAAGAAGTTAACGTCTTGATGACTTGAACGAGCATCTTGATGCATCAAGGGGTTGAGCAATTGGCATTGTTACCGTCACCAAGGATTTAGGTAGTATTATTTCCCCAAAGATGATGCTGCATAAAATCATAGATAAGTTGATGAAGAATATTACATTATGATCAACTGTAACAAACATCAAGATGAATCTGGAAACAAATGCAGCAAATAATATgaactcagaaattactaatcAGTTTGGGGTTCCTCTGTTGTACAATTCCTTAAGATCGCCCAAAAAATAGTGGGGTACAACTCCCAGTTACAAATCAAAAGACAACACTTATGAATCAGCTTTACCATATAGGAAGATATGCAGAACAATTGGGCAGCCAAAATACTTGCAACTGTGTATGTGAACCTACTTCTACAACACTGACAATTCCTTTTGGACAGAAGCAGCCAATCTCTTGATAATCTTGATGATCTACACTATTCAATTGTAAAGCAAATTAGGAGTATATGCCATTTGAAATAACCATGGCCCTCATCTACATGTTTTCTTCATCGCTTTCACGAGGAACAGTTTGCGACACGGTTCCACTAGACTTTTTTCTCCTGCAAACCAAGCAAACACTCGAGTTATTACCTTTATAAGCAAACAGAACTTTGGGTTATGGAGCTACATTACAGAAAGTACGCGATATCATGTGAATCAGGGTGTTTCAACTAAACTGAAAATGTAAGACGAGTAACTGTGCATACCTTAAGGAAGAACAGTAATTGTCAATTGCTTCCTTTGTCTCCGCACCATAAACAAACCATTCTTCTTTAGATACAACTGCATCCCAGGCCCCCAAATCTGTACAATACCAAATTTAATGTCCAGACTCATAAACTGGAACAAAACTTATTACAATTGACACAGCTCAAAAATCTAACCTTGAAGAACGATATCTTCTCCATTGTTGTAACCCTTTAATTTCCAAAAGATGCGGCCATCAACATCCACACGATAAGGCTCCGTTCTTAAAACATCACATCTATGTTTCTCTACAAAATATGTACAAGGAACTTTTAACACATGCATGTATGAAAAAGATTCGCGAAAGACATGACAGTGGAACAAAAATGACATGAAGAAACAGCACTTGTACCAGATAGACAGTTCATGTTTCTCATAAAACACAGTGAACTAAAGATATTAGAAATGGGAACATACTTTTAGGCACTATGCCCTCTGCTTCAAGCAACTCAGCGTGAGCTTGAGCTGCTTCACTGTTTATTTGTGAAACAAGAGCTTCATGTTCTGAAATTGACAGAAGAGCACCATTTTTTGCAATAATAAGCTTCGCCACCTTATCTTGCAACTTCCGCTTGAGGAGTTTTTCCTGTACATTAACAATAAAATTAGTTTTAAGTAGAACTAACATTTAGGCTCCAAGGGATTCTTGCCTTATACTATATCTTTACCTTATCATTGGTTGCATTAACTTTTCCTTTTGCTTCCTTTTCGCTTTCAACAATCTTTTCATGCTGTTCTTCTATCCAGCTCCTCAGTTTACTGGAAGAAAGATTGAAAAGTTTTCATCTTACTCTTGACCCACAAAACATGAACTTTTGTAAATTATAGTCAAAATACTCTCATTTGTACTTACGAAGTGCGAATCACCTCATCACAAAGGTACGTTAAGAGTGAAAGCATTCTTAATCGGATTTGTAAATTATAGGCATCTTTGATTTTAGCATTCTCAATTGCTTGCAGTCGAGCATGCTTTCACTCTTGTCCTTCCTTATAACAATTTGAACATATCTGGAGGCATTAAGGTTCCATGTTTTGAGAATTTATTTACTGACCACAGTGTCAGTTTAAGAGTTACTTTCATCTTACACAAAGAGAATCACCTCATCACAAAGCTATTTCTCAACAAATCAAACACACCAcaaatgcaaattttggagtatATGCCCAAATGCAAATTTTCCCTTTCTAACACAAATCAAATGAGATACAACTTGGCAAATTTGTTTCGACTGCATAGAGAGttttgaggaggaggagaagcaaCTATGGTATCCAATTCTTCCAGTGTAGGTTTTCCTCAGTGGAAATAAACTCTTCCAGAACCATAAAAGTTCTTATTTCTCTATTGATTGTCAATTTCTACTTCTCAGACTATTGAGTTCTATTTTATTCTATTGCAAGGGACGTACCAAATTGATTTACTAGTAAATGCCAAGCAGTATCCTCACTCCTCAACAAGAATCAAATTCCTTTATACAATAACTTCAAATATCTAAGAACATTTCCTATCCGAATTTTActtcagacaagaaaaaaattgaaacctgTTTAGTAACCTAAAGAAAAATCACACACACCACAAAATCCATAACCCTCAAAATCTGAAACCTGAAatctgaaatttgaaatttgaaatttgaaatttgaaatctgaaaaatcccaaatcttcaaactcagaaaactcaaagctttacctTTAGTTGCGACTTCGGGACCTTCATCGGGGTCTTCACAGGTGATGAGCTCCGTTGACCGCGTCATCGTCGAACCCAAACGCCAGCAGTGAGGAGGACTAAGGAGGTGACTAGGTTCGGCGGGGACTGATATCAGGCGTCGCCGGTGGAATCACTCCGGCGCTGTTAATGGTTTTGGGTGAGAAGAGACTCATAAGAGTGGAGAACCAGAGACTTTGGTTGTATCGAAGTGGAGAATCTACAGTGCATTTGAGGCTTTCTACTTCGCTTTCGATCTGATTGATTTTGGGAAGAGATCGATCTGAGCCGTTGCTTTTCATTTAAAGCAATGGACGGCTGTGCTTGACCCATCCGCAACTTAACTATAGcaaggacgtcctctttggaaccttgctgtgtatatatatatatatatatatatatatatatatatatatatacaggccggttctgaagaggacgtccgcaacccagaaaaagtgcggacgtccttcCTTCGGCATAGAGAAGACGGCGATGGTGGCGCTGCGGTTGCCAGACGAACCCTCTGGACATCCCGAACCAGTTTACAGTCGGGTGGACTCGCCGGCTACCACTTTCCAGTCGACCTTGATCGGACTACCATTTTGCAGTCGACCACGCTACCCAGACCTCCGACCTCGATCTCTTGGCCTTCGTCTCCACTGCAAACTGGTCTGGGATACCCTTGGCCTCCGTCTGGCAAGAGGCGAGCCGCTGTTGGAGCTTGATTGTGGAGAAATCCTAGAcctccgcactttttctgggttgcggatatatatatatatatatatatatatatagccattCTCAGTtgcgatcaccaatttggctgaaattttgcagagatgatctatacattaggacttaaaaactgaacggttaagatgtaaatgtgTGATTGGAAACTggggaaaaaatggaaatccgtacctttcgcttaggtacggacgtccgcacctgagaatggTTGGACAATTTTGAACTTCCATCAGTTGGATAATTTTGAACTTCCATCTTTTTGCCACAAGTCAAGTGGCAAGTTTGGGATAATTTtgaacatatttttatttttttcacttACATTATttgtcatcatcttcatcatttgTTATCATCTGCATATGAAGTATTTTCCTCCATTAAAGGTCGGTTATGATATATTTCCTTATAATTTGTATCACTTTCAGTAAAGGTATTATATTTTTGAAAGCTTCAAGTTTCATCTTTTGAGATTGATATGGGAGTGTTTTGTATTTCATGTTACTTGACAAACCCTCTTCTTTGGGATATTATAGGTACCTGTATAATCTTCTTTAGCTTTGCATCAACTTCTTATACAACAGTTTGGCAAACTTTTTTAGCTACATTGTATTGCTGCAAGGTCGAGACTCAAAGGCACCTTCCTAGTCGCGATGAGGATGATAATATTGATGAAATGAGCAAGAGAATGATagaaaggattggaatgtgtaTTAGGAGTTTCACATTTTGGATGTAAAGTAATGTCCGACACTTATACATATTTGTTTTTTATATATGAATACTCAGTTTGTATTCACTTTGAAATGCAATATATGACAGTTGAATTGAAATTTATGCTAGGCCATGCAACAAGCTATAAAATTGATGAATATGAAATAAATTTTCAAATAATCAGTGCAACTAAAAATAGAGATGAAATGAAATCCGTCACCCATTGAGTGAGATTTGGCGGTTACCAAAaaatttggctccaatttttgaaatagaaaattactTATAAGTGTcactttgaaactttaattagctaTAAGGCCACATAAATTTtcttgtacacataaggccacttttattttcaaattattTCGTCTATGACAATTATGCCCTTCTACAGTTTCTAACCTCTCAAATAATATCTCTCTCtggtttccaaaaaaaaaaaatcccctctctctctctctatctaacCGAGATGCCGTTGCATACCTCATGAGTTCGCCGGAGACGACCTGGAGGCGTGGCACGACTCTCCCTCACAAACCAAATCGATGTCGTTGCAGACCTCACGAGCTCGCGGGCGACAACCTAGAGGCATGGTGTGACCGGCACAAACCGAAACGATGTTGTTGCAGACCTCACAAGCTCGCCGGTGACGACTTGGAGGCATGGCGCGATCTACACGACAAAGTCGTCATGGTCTCCGGCTCTTCTACGAGGCCTCCACAGCCACCATTGGCTCTTCCTCCACCTCACCTCCATCGGAACCTTAAACGAGGCTTCTTCTCCGGCAACGATGACAAGGCCCGCGGCCTCTTCATCTCGAATCAAAATCCCCAACCGGTGGCTTTCTCTTCACATTCGATCTCAACCACCACCAGGTACACTGTATGGCACCTCTAATCCTAGATTTCCACCTCTTTTCTCCGATTTGTGTTTCAGCGTTTTAATCGCTGGGTTCTGGTTTCAAGTTCATTCTTATAATCAATTTTGTTGTGCCTGATTTGATGCATTGTTAGCTTTGGTGTGTTTGCTCGAGTGGTAGTAATATTTTTTCTGTGGCATAACTTCGAACACCTGGTGTGCAGTTTAATACAACTTGTTTGTAAGCAAATTTCTGTAAAATCTTGTGAAATTATTATTGTGGGTCGTGTTATATTCTGTTATTGGAACTTTGATTTTTGATCTTCCGCCTatgataaaatggaaacttgTTGCATGGAATGGAATCAAATTGTTCCTTTTAATAAAATGGTGAAATCCTCCTAATTTGCTTTGTTGTTCTGGTGTGATTTGTTGGGTCTGAACATGTGTATCCCATATGGTTTGATTTTGTCTTACAAAAGTTCAGTTGCATGGTGTGACCTGTTACATGGAATCGAATTGTTCCTTTTATTGAAATGGAGAAATCCTCCTAATTTGCTTTGTTGTACTGATGTGCAAATAGGGGTGCTTATCCTAACAAGCACATAAATGACATCTAGTATCTAAAGTAGAAAGCAACTTGTGATAATGTGATAGCTTAGGGCTTGAATACCTTATTgttttgggaaaatttcgcaaacagtacaccaagtaaaggccactaataattttcatacataaagttccaaacctaGCATTGAACTCTCAAGACCGACCCACTATGTAGACACGACGTCAACGACGCTGTTAActttaaggattaaattttgtttagtccttgtactatgATTCTGTCATCGTTttagtccctgacattctaatttaatctaaaaagtccctgaggtcacaatttccgtctaataggtcctcgTCGTCCAATTATTCCGTTAACAGGCTGACGTGGCACATAGTTATACGCAAACTCAGCGCCATGTAAGCGTGGTAAATAGTAAAATGTTAAGAATAGCCCTGACTCTTGTTTTTATCCATACCTTGTCTTGCACAACAGTAACCACCCTTTTTACATCTCCCCAATCGATCAAATCCCTAATTTTAGCCCCAAATTTCTGAGAATCAGGTTGGAACCACAATGCCCAACTTGGAACCATAAtgaaactaaaactaaaaccaaAATTGCAGACCTGCCAAGATACCAACTTCATCTGCGCACAACAAGGCACCAAAAGAATCGAATTAAGGTCGTCACCGAAAGGTGATGGGATCGTAGGAGAAGCCGGAGTGATGCTAGTATGATCAGAGGTAGGTCGTGGTGGTATGATTGGAGGTAGAGATGGCGACTGAAACCGGGTGTCTGAAACGATGACTGAAACGGTGTCAGCAATTGTCAACGTCGGAGATTCAATCTGGCGGGTTAGCACAGGCGTAGGAGAAGCCGGGTATGATCTGGAGAAGCTGGTCCGATCTGGTACAGTGGGAATCTGGGTCGAACATCGATGGTCAGAGCGCCGGTGGTCTGGATCGAGGAACGACAGCAGGAGAAGACGTCGTGGTGGTCTTTGAGGGTCGGATCTGCAGCTCGGCGACTGGTCTGGTACGGGTTTGAGTAAGGTATTTGATCTGATACAGGTATGGGAACTCAATGAAGACGAACTCTGTCATCTGGTCTGTCACAATCTCCATCGTCGGAATTGCAGATTGCTGGAGTTTGATATAGAACAACGACTGGTTTGGAGACATTGGGCAAAAGATTGATGCTTTGAGCTCCATTTGCTACAGATTTTGCTCACTTGGGCCATTTTGGTGTTTCTGGGTCTCTAAATTCAGAGAGATTGCTCACTTGGGTCCTTATAAACTTCTGCAGGGCTTGTTTCGATGATGATGTTAAGGAAGGGGGCAAAGTTTGCTAGCAGTGTGGCATTACCTATGATGGTATCTCTTTTACTTGGATTTCTCTATTCCGTGTTCATGTTTTAGAAGTTCAAATCTGCTTGCAAGGGGTTGATGTGTTTTGTATGAAATAAATGCAATCGATGTTTAAATCTTCTTTGAAGTAGATGGGTCCGGTAgtaattgaggcttgatgttgATTGTAATGGGATTGGTGGTTGGGCTCGGAGAGAGAGCGTGGTTATGGTGGTTtgggtgtgaagaagaagaagaagaagaaggtggtaaaaaaagaaaagaaaaggggaaTAAAAGAAATTAGAAAGGAGAAAAGGAATGGAGAAATAACATAGGGTTATATTTGACAATTTACAGGTTACATGGCATGCAAATTGCTGAGGTGGCATGGCTTGGTGTACCACATCAGCAACTTAACGACCCAACTTGACGATATCTTAACTGCGAGGACCTATTAGACAGAAATtatgacctcagggacttttcagattaaatgagaatgtcagggattgaaacgaaaaaagggtt encodes the following:
- the LOC133707443 gene encoding uncharacterized protein LOC133707443, translating into MKVLKSQLKAVFQLIGVLYTFLFTSKGEGPDVIAISSIAIGSISLILGDLGRRRSRVTLLKVYMVASSIGVLLSIACVANGNVTLEVFQTPNRWETHKFELLEAARTAIGFLVQIFMCLFVECL
- the LOC133744202 gene encoding uncharacterized protein LOC133744202, which gives rise to MTRSTELITCEDPDEGPEVATKERENLHLGIYSKICICGVFDLLRNSFVMSKLRSWIEEQHEKIVESEKEAKGKVNATNDKEKLLKRKLQDKVAKLIIAKNGALLSISEHEALVSQINSEAAQAHAELLEAEGIVPKKKHRCDVLRTEPYRVDVDGRIFWKLKGYNNGEDIVLQDLGAWDAVVSKEEWFVYGAETKEAIDNYCSSLRRKKSSGTVSQTVPRESDEENM